A window from Rhizosphaericola mali encodes these proteins:
- a CDS encoding glycoside hydrolase family 76 protein, with protein sequence MYKWVKTKLQDPTDYLYWDNMSYGLDGNGNKVINIGKTKYTYNSGQAIQAVALLYNIIGDNTHLKDAQDIASSIFGQWGSYFQSYTLGSGFNTIDPDGHVWFRAILLRGLIELYKIDKNRKYVDAYEKLLNNAWLSNSRNKETNLLNYDFRGGTTKTIGKYYMKGLV encoded by the coding sequence ATTTACAAATGGGTAAAAACAAAATTACAAGACCCTACGGATTATTTATATTGGGATAATATGAGCTATGGATTGGATGGCAATGGAAACAAAGTAATTAATATTGGTAAAACTAAATATACCTATAATTCAGGACAAGCAATTCAAGCGGTAGCTTTGCTGTATAATATCATAGGCGATAATACTCATTTAAAAGATGCTCAAGATATCGCATCTTCTATTTTTGGACAATGGGGTAGTTATTTCCAGTCATATACTCTAGGTTCTGGATTTAATACAATCGATCCAGATGGACATGTATGGTTTCGTGCAATATTGCTTAGAGGATTAATTGAACTTTATAAAATAGACAAAAATAGAAAGTATGTAGATGCCTATGAAAAGTTATTAAATAATGCTTGGTTATCCAATAGCAGAAATAAAGAAACAAACTTGTTAAACTATGATTTTAGAGGGGGAACTACCAAAACAATTGGGAAATACTACATGAAGGGGCTTGTGTAG
- a CDS encoding alpha/beta fold hydrolase produces the protein MKRRSFVINTALTAFGTIMYNPPKVLGAQLNQTIKNESFMNIELPEGIRERYIDDVNGLKIHVLEAGFETQNRPSILLIHGFPELAYSWRKIMVPLSDLGYHVIAYDQRGYGRTTGWDDRYDGDYASFRTHELARDALGLVMALGFKSVHSVIGHDVGAMVAAYCALVRPDVFQSLILLSCPFGGVPELPFDIKDNTPKDQKDSHPKVDPLSTLPIPKIDSTSYFSTRNANDDMLNCKQGLHDFQRAYFYVKSADWKENKPFALTSLSAEELAKQPMYYVLDKGKTMPEEVAPYMPSEISIASCKWLPENELDMYTSEFTRTGFQGGLNWYRCNTGGLNRADLELFSGHTIDIPSCFITGVADWATYRPMGALEQMQQKACTKLLDFHFVKEAGHWIQQERPEILTQLIACFLNKI, from the coding sequence ATGAAACGTAGAAGTTTTGTAATAAATACAGCATTGACTGCTTTCGGCACAATAATGTATAATCCTCCTAAGGTCTTAGGTGCACAATTAAATCAAACTATAAAAAATGAAAGCTTTATGAATATTGAGCTGCCAGAAGGAATTCGAGAACGTTATATTGATGACGTTAATGGTCTCAAAATACATGTTTTAGAAGCTGGTTTCGAAACGCAAAATCGTCCTTCGATTCTTCTAATACACGGCTTTCCTGAACTTGCGTATAGTTGGCGTAAGATTATGGTTCCATTGTCGGATCTTGGCTACCATGTCATTGCTTATGATCAGCGCGGTTATGGCCGTACCACAGGTTGGGACGATAGATATGATGGAGACTATGCATCATTTAGAACACATGAACTGGCTAGAGATGCATTAGGTCTAGTGATGGCTCTTGGTTTTAAATCGGTACATTCGGTAATTGGTCATGATGTCGGAGCAATGGTAGCGGCTTATTGTGCATTAGTAAGGCCAGATGTTTTCCAATCTTTAATTCTCCTAAGTTGCCCCTTTGGAGGTGTGCCTGAATTACCATTCGATATTAAAGATAACACTCCAAAAGATCAGAAAGATTCGCATCCCAAAGTAGATCCCCTTTCTACATTACCGATACCTAAAATAGATAGTACATCCTATTTTTCGACACGTAATGCCAATGACGATATGTTAAATTGCAAACAAGGATTGCATGATTTTCAAAGAGCTTACTTTTATGTTAAAAGTGCTGATTGGAAAGAAAATAAACCATTTGCATTGACTTCGTTAAGTGCCGAGGAACTTGCAAAACAACCAATGTATTATGTTTTAGATAAAGGTAAAACTATGCCGGAAGAAGTAGCTCCTTATATGCCTTCAGAGATTTCAATAGCTTCTTGTAAATGGTTACCAGAAAATGAACTTGACATGTATACAAGTGAATTTACGCGTACAGGTTTTCAGGGTGGACTAAATTGGTATAGATGCAATACCGGAGGTCTTAATAGAGCAGATTTGGAACTCTTTTCAGGACATACTATTGATATTCCATCTTGCTTTATTACTGGAGTTGCCGATTGGGCAACTTATCGCCCAATGGGTGCATTAGAACAAATGCAACAAAAGGCTTGTACTAAATTGTTAGACTTTCATTTTGTTAAAGAGGCGGGACATTGGATACAGCAGGAACGACCAGAAATTTTAACACAATTGATTGCCTGTTTTTTAAACAAAATTTAA
- a CDS encoding AraC family transcriptional regulator encodes MKEKFNKIPQYSITNFRHVHRLTYTSSSFGNNIPDKTRLVEGFEIYSGEGMVHTKGPLKSNFYRMGITVNGSLDMGIGLNKYNHQPGTLSFTFPNQVFSTYNVSDDITGYYLFFSDTFLSDIIPSVKIVDEFPFFYISGTAAFQITNEELEKILVIVNNINLELDQHQTGRDTAIKMYLYLMLLEAKRSYERQKLEDNEYCSYDNYKLFNRFIKLVNEYFLTKRLVKEYAQMLGVGANHLNRIVKENMGITASKAIKEMILQEAKSLLKYTDNSVAEIAYQLDFSDPTSFNRFFKDGTNETPLVYRSKNT; translated from the coding sequence ATGAAGGAGAAATTTAATAAGATTCCACAATATAGCATTACCAATTTTAGGCATGTTCATCGGCTAACATATACAAGTTCTTCATTTGGGAATAATATTCCCGATAAGACTAGACTTGTGGAAGGATTTGAAATATATTCTGGAGAGGGTATGGTGCATACAAAAGGCCCTCTAAAATCCAATTTTTATCGAATGGGGATAACTGTAAACGGTTCCCTTGATATGGGAATTGGTTTAAACAAATATAATCATCAACCAGGTACCTTGTCGTTTACCTTCCCAAATCAAGTCTTTTCAACTTATAATGTATCCGACGACATTACGGGATATTACCTTTTTTTTAGTGATACCTTTTTATCTGACATTATTCCATCCGTTAAAATTGTTGACGAGTTTCCATTTTTTTATATTTCCGGAACCGCTGCTTTCCAAATAACAAATGAAGAGTTGGAAAAAATCCTTGTTATAGTAAACAATATCAATCTTGAATTGGATCAACATCAAACGGGTAGAGATACAGCCATTAAAATGTATCTCTACTTAATGCTACTTGAAGCCAAAAGAAGTTATGAGCGCCAAAAATTAGAAGATAATGAGTATTGTTCTTATGACAATTATAAGTTATTCAATAGATTTATTAAGTTGGTAAATGAATATTTTTTAACTAAAAGACTGGTTAAAGAATATGCCCAAATGCTTGGCGTTGGAGCGAATCATTTAAATAGAATTGTAAAAGAAAATATGGGCATAACAGCTTCAAAGGCAATAAAAGAAATGATATTACAAGAAGCTAAATCATTACTTAAATACACAGATAATTCCGTTGCCGAAATTGCATATCAATTAGACTTTTCTGATCCAACTTCATTTAATCGTTTTTTCAAAGATGGGACAAATGAAACTCCTCTAGTTTATAGATCAAAGAATACTTAG
- a CDS encoding NYN domain-containing protein, with translation MIRVWRDFCIVSSDSDYTGLAKRIREEGLFVMGIGEKKTPESFVQSCDIFTYTENITPKIIDSIEIESIIETKLRNGNNKVQKNSKKHLPKKNSFLSEKDSKTISRAFDISTDENETAYISAVGANIRKIDPSFDTRTYNIPTLSKLFEKLDKFEVIKNEVGSLNHPLVKRK, from the coding sequence ATGATAAGAGTGTGGAGGGATTTTTGTATTGTTTCTAGTGATAGCGATTATACTGGACTAGCAAAAAGAATTCGGGAAGAAGGTTTATTTGTAATGGGTATTGGCGAAAAAAAGACACCTGAATCTTTTGTTCAATCCTGCGATATTTTCACTTATACAGAAAATATAACACCCAAAATTATTGACTCAATTGAAATTGAGTCAATAATAGAAACTAAGTTGAGAAATGGAAATAATAAGGTCCAAAAAAATAGCAAAAAGCATCTTCCCAAAAAGAATAGTTTCCTTAGTGAGAAAGATAGTAAAACAATTTCAAGAGCATTTGATATATCTACAGATGAGAATGAAACTGCCTATATTTCAGCGGTGGGAGCAAATATTCGAAAGATTGATCCAAGTTTTGATACTAGAACTTATAATATACCAACCTTATCTAAATTATTCGAAAAATTAGATAAATTTGAAGTTATTAAAAATGAAGTAGGATCCTTGAATCATCCATTGGTCAAAAGAAAATAA
- a CDS encoding OsmC family protein yields the protein MKRKALAVWKGALKDGKGNLTTDSGVLNNTPYSFHTRFEDEKGTNPEELLAAAHSGCFTMQLSANLTEAGHTPEELKTQSTIIFENGVIVRSELSLEAKVPSISEDEFQKLAKHAEENCPVSKSFNFEITLDAKLVS from the coding sequence ATGAAACGTAAAGCACTTGCAGTATGGAAAGGGGCACTCAAAGACGGAAAAGGGAATCTAACAACGGATAGCGGAGTTCTAAATAATACTCCATATTCATTTCATACTAGGTTTGAAGACGAAAAAGGAACAAATCCCGAGGAATTATTAGCAGCGGCGCATTCTGGATGCTTCACTATGCAACTTAGTGCTAATCTAACAGAAGCAGGACATACTCCAGAAGAGTTGAAAACTCAATCAACTATCATATTTGAAAATGGAGTAATTGTGAGATCGGAATTAAGCCTAGAAGCAAAAGTTCCTAGTATATCAGAAGATGAATTTCAAAAATTAGCAAAGCATGCGGAAGAAAATTGTCCAGTGAGTAAATCATTCAATTTTGAAATTACACTAGATGCAAAATTAGTATCTTAA
- a CDS encoding oxidoreductase — MTKTVLITGASAGIGKATAIYLAQNGYNVYGAARRIEKMQELKALGIKTISLDVTKDESLVGCVEQILKETARIDILINNAGSGYYGALEDMPISDAKYQLEVNIFGVARLIQLVLPTMRKNNYGKIVNISSVGGKITLPMGVWYHASKFAIEGLSDALRKEVKSFGIDVIVIEPGGTKSEITGLGAEYMLSVSGNTAYNTLAKGVANMYAKVEKDAADPIVIAKLIKQGIEANNPKTRYVGASGAKIMLFFRKILSDKFLDKMIMSQMK; from the coding sequence ATGACAAAGACAGTATTAATAACTGGCGCTTCAGCAGGAATTGGAAAAGCAACTGCTATTTATTTGGCACAAAATGGCTACAACGTTTATGGTGCAGCACGTAGGATAGAAAAAATGCAAGAATTAAAAGCACTAGGTATAAAAACTATTTCTTTGGACGTTACAAAAGATGAAAGTCTCGTTGGTTGTGTTGAACAGATTTTGAAAGAGACTGCACGTATAGACATTTTAATTAACAATGCAGGTTCTGGCTATTATGGTGCACTAGAAGATATGCCTATTTCAGATGCAAAATATCAGTTGGAAGTAAATATATTTGGTGTGGCACGTTTGATACAATTAGTGCTACCAACTATGCGAAAAAATAACTATGGAAAAATCGTAAACATTTCTTCAGTTGGAGGCAAAATAACTTTACCAATGGGTGTATGGTATCATGCTAGTAAATTTGCGATAGAAGGTTTAAGTGATGCTCTTCGCAAAGAAGTAAAATCATTTGGAATTGATGTTATAGTTATTGAGCCTGGAGGTACAAAATCAGAAATAACAGGACTTGGAGCAGAATATATGTTGAGTGTCTCTGGCAATACCGCTTATAACACTTTGGCAAAAGGAGTTGCTAATATGTATGCAAAAGTAGAAAAAGATGCAGCAGATCCAATTGTAATTGCCAAACTTATCAAACAAGGTATTGAAGCAAATAATCCGAAAACAAGATATGTTGGCGCTTCAGGGGCTAAGATAATGTTATTTTTTAGAAAAATCCTGTCAGACAAATTTTTGGATAAAATGATAATGAGTCAAATGAAATAA
- a CDS encoding lipocalin family protein produces MKNKKKYIALGTLALGTTIAIASAQVKSRNDVIEHLDVKKYMGKWYEIARVENKFEKGLYNVTAEYQLQKNGTIRVQDSGYSQKKNKREQAIGKTKFTSKESNGGLKVSFFGPFYSAYNIVQLDENYKYALIFGKNSKYLWILSREKNVPSNIKQKYLNYASDNGYDTTKLVWN; encoded by the coding sequence ATGAAAAATAAAAAAAAATATATAGCCTTGGGAACCCTTGCTTTGGGCACAACAATCGCTATAGCATCGGCTCAAGTAAAATCTAGAAATGATGTGATAGAACATTTGGACGTTAAAAAATATATGGGTAAATGGTATGAAATAGCCCGCGTTGAGAACAAATTTGAAAAAGGGCTTTACAACGTAACCGCGGAATATCAATTGCAGAAAAATGGTACTATCAGAGTCCAAGATTCTGGTTATTCTCAAAAGAAAAACAAAAGAGAACAAGCAATAGGGAAAACTAAATTTACAAGTAAAGAAAGTAATGGTGGTTTAAAAGTTTCTTTTTTCGGTCCATTTTATAGTGCCTACAACATTGTTCAATTAGATGAAAATTATAAATATGCACTAATATTTGGCAAAAACAGTAAATATCTTTGGATTTTATCTAGAGAAAAAAATGTTCCGTCTAATATCAAACAGAAATATTTAAACTACGCAAGCGATAATGGATATGATACTACAAAACTAGTATGGAACTAA
- a CDS encoding aldo/keto reductase — protein MGNFKLIPSLGLGGVAIGTGFADITDEQANNILQEAWDNGIRYYDTSPWYGLTKSERRFGNFLQTQKREDFLFSTKIGRLFSPVEESLVPPTMWKNPLNFDYKHDYSEDGTKRSIEESLKRTGLDFIDIIYVHDLSEDQVGDRYDYFLQQAEKGAFKVLSDYRSQGIINAWGMGVNKIEPILDCMNLADPDICLSATQYSILEHEDAVDRLLPEVRKNGVQLVSGAGYNSGFINGKNRYNYKSIIPKGMVSKRDRISTIAQKYNTDIVTLAMHFILAASEFSTIIPGASSTKQVTDNIRALNYIVPIEIWKELKEEGLIYQNAQTPT, from the coding sequence ATGGGTAATTTCAAATTAATACCATCTCTTGGATTAGGTGGCGTAGCAATAGGAACCGGATTTGCTGATATCACAGACGAACAAGCAAATAATATATTACAAGAAGCCTGGGACAATGGTATTCGCTATTATGACACTTCACCATGGTACGGTTTAACGAAAAGTGAAAGACGATTTGGTAATTTTTTACAAACCCAAAAAAGAGAAGATTTTTTATTTTCCACAAAAATTGGAAGACTTTTTTCGCCAGTTGAAGAAAGTCTAGTACCTCCTACTATGTGGAAAAACCCCTTAAATTTTGACTATAAACATGATTATAGTGAAGATGGGACAAAAAGATCAATCGAAGAAAGTTTGAAAAGAACAGGCTTAGACTTTATTGACATCATATATGTACATGACCTTTCAGAAGATCAAGTCGGAGATCGCTATGATTATTTTTTACAACAAGCAGAAAAAGGTGCATTTAAAGTATTGTCAGACTATCGATCTCAAGGAATTATAAATGCGTGGGGCATGGGAGTAAACAAAATTGAACCTATTTTGGATTGCATGAATTTAGCAGATCCAGATATTTGTCTTTCTGCAACACAATATTCTATTTTAGAGCATGAAGATGCTGTGGATCGATTATTGCCAGAAGTAAGAAAGAATGGTGTTCAGCTAGTTTCTGGTGCAGGGTATAATTCTGGTTTTATTAATGGGAAAAATAGATATAACTACAAATCTATTATACCTAAAGGAATGGTTAGTAAAAGAGATCGAATTTCTACTATAGCACAAAAATACAATACTGATATTGTTACGCTCGCCATGCATTTTATCCTAGCCGCTTCCGAATTTTCTACGATTATACCTGGAGCGAGCTCTACAAAACAAGTAACCGATAACATAAGAGCATTAAATTATATAGTTCCAATAGAAATTTGGAAGGAATTGAAAGAAGAGGGTTTGATTTACCAAAATGCACAAACACCTACATAA
- a CDS encoding amidase, with amino-acid sequence MQSTKDNPLFFFDAYTLAKLVKTKQLSPVEIVRTHLERIEAINPKINAIVQIADTAIETAQKAEDAVMKGEKLGALHGVPFTAKDSIDTAKVLTQRGSPIFQGRLPVQDATSVARLKNAGGILLAKTNLPEFSYWIESDNLLTGRTNNPWDITKTPGGSSGGESAAIASGMSPLGLGTDLAISVRGPAAQTGISSLKATLGRIPMTGIWPRTPRKFWNVGPMARSIRDLELAYNDLLGPDPQDGNTINALVNIKKENFSKFQPLRIGWMTGPGLGPVDKEVKSVVKQAAEALQSIGVYVEEVNIPALEKDFALEVFNELHVMEMKPEFRKATAGFPPEKIYKMAQTMLSAPDTSIEDYVEAGHAAERIKDGYWEFFQKYDAIITQVLPIPAYAHGMETFNIDGQIVDATYIQAATVPLNLTGLPGISMRFGTSREGLPINIQIVGSWNQEYKILHIASLLENLRSVPNLHPDL; translated from the coding sequence ATGCAAAGCACAAAAGATAATCCTCTTTTCTTCTTTGATGCGTACACGTTGGCGAAACTTGTAAAAACGAAACAATTGTCGCCTGTGGAAATTGTAAGAACTCATTTGGAACGAATTGAGGCGATTAATCCAAAGATTAATGCCATTGTTCAAATTGCAGATACTGCGATCGAAACAGCTCAAAAAGCAGAAGATGCCGTAATGAAAGGTGAAAAACTTGGTGCGCTTCATGGTGTTCCGTTTACCGCAAAAGATTCTATTGATACGGCGAAAGTGTTGACGCAACGCGGTTCTCCCATTTTTCAAGGAAGACTTCCAGTACAAGATGCAACAAGCGTTGCCCGGTTAAAAAATGCGGGTGGCATTTTATTGGCGAAAACAAACCTTCCTGAGTTTTCTTATTGGATTGAAAGCGATAATTTATTGACGGGCAGGACCAATAATCCTTGGGATATTACCAAAACACCAGGCGGATCCAGTGGTGGAGAGTCCGCAGCCATCGCATCAGGAATGTCTCCTCTTGGATTAGGTACGGATTTAGCAATCTCAGTTAGAGGCCCTGCCGCTCAGACTGGAATTTCTTCTTTAAAAGCGACTTTGGGACGTATTCCCATGACAGGAATTTGGCCTAGAACGCCACGCAAATTTTGGAATGTAGGTCCAATGGCGAGAAGTATTCGTGATTTGGAATTGGCATATAATGATTTGCTCGGTCCTGATCCTCAGGATGGAAATACCATTAACGCATTGGTAAATATCAAAAAGGAAAACTTTAGTAAATTCCAACCTTTGCGCATCGGTTGGATGACAGGTCCCGGTTTAGGCCCTGTGGATAAAGAAGTAAAAAGTGTTGTGAAGCAAGCTGCTGAAGCATTACAAAGTATTGGTGTTTATGTGGAAGAGGTTAATATTCCTGCTTTGGAAAAAGATTTTGCATTGGAGGTTTTTAACGAATTGCACGTAATGGAAATGAAACCTGAGTTTAGAAAAGCAACAGCAGGATTTCCTCCAGAAAAGATTTACAAAATGGCACAAACAATGTTGAGCGCTCCTGACACATCCATTGAAGACTATGTAGAAGCAGGGCACGCTGCGGAAAGAATTAAGGATGGTTATTGGGAATTTTTCCAAAAATATGATGCAATTATCACGCAAGTGTTGCCTATTCCAGCGTATGCTCACGGAATGGAAACATTTAATATTGATGGCCAAATTGTAGATGCCACCTACATTCAGGCGGCGACTGTCCCCTTGAATCTCACAGGTTTGCCAGGTATATCAATGCGATTTGGCACAAGCAGAGAAGGGCTTCCAATTAATATTCAGATTGTAGGTTCTTGGAATCAAGAATACAAAATCTTGCATATTGCGAGTTTGTTAGAAAATTTGAGATCGGTGCCTAATTTGCATCCTGATTTATAA
- a CDS encoding alpha/beta hydrolase-fold protein, whose protein sequence is MTDLQKLADQYEMIIVTPDGFDSFYTNSVSNKKMQWESFFFQDLVPKIHELFSINNKNIFITGSSSGGYGALRLFFISRLFQHSSINEWCVRTRL, encoded by the coding sequence ATGACTGATTTACAGAAATTAGCAGATCAATATGAAATGATTATTGTTACTCCAGACGGCTTTGATTCTTTTTATACAAATAGTGTTAGCAATAAAAAAATGCAATGGGAAAGTTTCTTTTTTCAAGATCTCGTTCCAAAAATTCATGAGTTATTTAGTATAAACAATAAAAATATTTTTATAACTGGTTCAAGTTCGGGTGGTTATGGTGCATTGCGACTATTTTTTATATCAAGACTATTTCAACACAGCAGCATCAACGAGTGGTGCGTTAGAACTAGACTATAA
- a CDS encoding Crp/Fnr family transcriptional regulator, translating into MKEFIDYLLLFGNLNQQQIDFISKKGVEKILHKDEYFAEAGKVVKHLAFTIDGVLRICYYNNQGEEITRYFLDENHIIYSFKGEPLSEYVQAATDCRLLLFTNSDWREIENTIAGWDAIFQKIVNKTLAEKLDRRSPLIEQDATTRYLMFLEKFPTLVNRISLAYIASYLGMTASSLSRIRRNIR; encoded by the coding sequence ATGAAAGAATTTATTGATTATTTGTTGTTATTTGGAAATTTGAACCAACAACAAATTGATTTTATATCCAAAAAAGGTGTTGAAAAAATACTTCATAAAGACGAATATTTTGCAGAAGCGGGAAAAGTAGTAAAGCATTTAGCTTTTACGATTGATGGTGTTCTGCGTATTTGCTATTACAACAATCAGGGCGAAGAAATTACACGTTATTTTCTAGACGAAAACCATATTATTTATAGTTTTAAAGGCGAACCATTGTCGGAATATGTTCAAGCGGCAACGGATTGTCGACTATTGCTTTTCACCAACAGTGATTGGAGAGAAATTGAAAATACGATTGCGGGTTGGGACGCTATTTTTCAGAAAATTGTCAACAAAACTTTGGCAGAAAAACTCGATCGTAGAAGTCCGTTAATAGAGCAAGATGCCACAACGAGATATTTAATGTTTTTGGAAAAATTTCCGACGCTCGTCAATCGTATTTCTCTTGCCTATATTGCTTCTTACTTAGGTATGACGGCTTCTTCCTTAAGTAGAATTAGAAGAAATATTCGGTAA
- a CDS encoding Crp/Fnr family transcriptional regulator, with protein MEVLINHLLQFGNLNKQQIDLIKSKAVFRKIKKDEYYHEAGKTPREVIFLIEGIMRVSYYNRKGDEVTKYFIEENNFVADINSYNQEIPSTEYVQAITDCSYYSFSKIAMKDLSMTIIEWDNIIAKIIAKGLVDKVNKISPMMSEDATERYHSFLEKFPKLANRIPLSYLASYLGVTQSSLSRIRRNIR; from the coding sequence ATGGAAGTACTTATTAATCATTTATTACAGTTCGGAAATTTAAATAAACAGCAAATTGATTTAATTAAAAGCAAAGCTGTGTTCAGAAAAATTAAGAAAGACGAATACTATCACGAAGCGGGAAAGACGCCACGTGAAGTTATTTTTTTGATTGAAGGAATTATGAGAGTTAGTTATTACAACAGAAAAGGGGATGAAGTTACAAAGTACTTCATTGAGGAAAACAATTTTGTAGCAGACATTAACAGCTATAATCAAGAAATTCCCTCTACTGAATATGTGCAAGCAATTACTGATTGTTCTTACTACTCATTTTCCAAAATCGCAATGAAAGATCTGTCCATGACGATCATAGAATGGGACAATATTATTGCTAAAATAATAGCAAAAGGCTTGGTAGATAAAGTGAATAAAATTAGTCCGATGATGTCAGAAGACGCTACGGAACGCTATCATTCGTTTCTTGAAAAATTTCCCAAACTGGCCAATCGTATCCCGCTTTCTTATTTAGCTTCCTATTTGGGTGTAACGCAATCATCATTGAGTAGAATTCGGAGAAATATTCGATAA
- a CDS encoding NYN domain-containing protein — translation MSKNIMSDKKFNIAILIDGDNAQAKLLKETIEEVSKYGKATIRRIYGDWTSPTMNSWKNLVNQHSISPIQKFSYTSGKNSTDGALIIDAMDILHDKSVEGFLYCF, via the coding sequence ATGTCTAAAAATATTATGAGTGATAAGAAATTTAATATTGCAATTTTAATTGACGGCGATAATGCACAAGCGAAATTGTTAAAAGAAACAATTGAAGAAGTTTCAAAATATGGAAAAGCTACAATTAGAAGAATATACGGAGATTGGACATCGCCAACGATGAATTCATGGAAAAATTTAGTAAATCAACATTCCATTAGCCCAATTCAGAAATTTTCCTATACATCAGGAAAAAATTCGACAGATGGAGCATTGATAATAGATGCAATGGATATTTTACATGATAAGAGTGTGGAGGGATTTTTGTATTGTTTCTAG
- a CDS encoding SDR family NAD(P)-dependent oxidoreductase, with translation MQYDKSIVRNVEVLCGIKIKKRNKTILITGASKGLSKATAKLFIEKIWNVIATMRNPEKETELTQFPNVSLIKLDITNPEEIIEAIAAAECIHPIDLLYNNAVFDFAGPLEGISHEEIQKLVNTNLIGPVMVTKAMLPYFRERKAGIVVTATSATAFIFIYEATKAALESWSAGISYELNQFNIKVKMVAPGYM, from the coding sequence TTGCAATATGACAAGTCTATAGTCCGAAATGTTGAAGTCCTTTGTGGTATTAAAATAAAGAAAAGGAACAAAACAATTTTAATTACCGGAGCGTCTAAAGGATTAAGTAAAGCAACCGCAAAATTATTTATTGAAAAAATTTGGAACGTAATAGCAACTATGCGTAATCCTGAAAAGGAAACAGAATTGACACAATTTCCAAACGTTTCCTTAATCAAATTAGACATTACTAATCCTGAAGAAATTATAGAAGCCATTGCCGCTGCAGAGTGCATTCATCCGATTGATCTACTTTATAACAATGCTGTTTTTGATTTTGCGGGTCCTTTGGAAGGTATTTCCCACGAAGAAATTCAAAAATTAGTGAACACCAATTTGATAGGACCAGTGATGGTAACGAAAGCGATGCTGCCTTATTTTAGAGAAAGAAAGGCCGGTATTGTGGTCACAGCAACTTCTGCGACTGCATTTATTTTCATATACGAGGCTACCAAAGCTGCGTTGGAATCTTGGTCAGCGGGAATCAGCTATGAATTGAATCAATTCAACATAAAAGTGAAAATGGTTGCTCCAGGTTATATGTAA
- a CDS encoding winged helix-turn-helix transcriptional regulator, with protein sequence MQNSLIVLSYSITNKIVRLNRKTMRKETSTNAVNERFLFKICKLNSSLAIIGGRWRAQIIFLISTGYDRFHLLEKELPNISRQDKPFLNCG encoded by the coding sequence ATGCAAAATTCATTAATCGTTTTGTCGTATTCAATAACGAACAAAATTGTGAGGTTAAATAGGAAAACAATGCGCAAAGAGACTTCAACCAATGCAGTGAATGAACGGTTTTTATTTAAAATATGTAAACTTAATTCGTCTTTAGCCATAATTGGTGGGCGTTGGAGGGCTCAGATTATATTTTTAATTTCAACAGGATATGATAGATTCCATTTATTGGAAAAAGAATTACCTAATATCTCACGGCAAGACAAGCCGTTTTTAAATTGTGGTTGA